From a single Peptostreptococcaceae bacterium genomic region:
- a CDS encoding L,D-transpeptidase, which yields MSILKPYNHMHLGISYPNANDAKRGLENGLINEATFESIVKSEELKTLPSWQTPLGGEIGIHGGGNESDWTLGCIALSNDDIRTLWQYAKLKTPVDIYE from the coding sequence TTGTCAATTTTAAAACCATATAATCATATGCACCTGGGAATAAGCTACCCTAACGCAAACGACGCAAAAAGAGGCCTCGAAAACGGCCTGATTAACGAAGCAACCTTTGAAAGCATAGTAAAATCGGAAGAATTAAAAACGCTTCCTTCATGGCAAACGCCCCTCGGCGGAGAAATAGGAATTCATGGCGGCGGCAATGAAAGTGATTGGACATTAGGCTGCATAGCTCTGTCGAACGACGACATAAGAACCTTGTGGCAATATGCGAAGCTTAAAACACCTGTAGATATATACGAATAA
- a CDS encoding putative hydro-lyase yields the protein MYSNKTPAEMRDMIRQNKLHRNTSGICGGFVQANVVILPEEYAVDFRAFAKKNPTACPVLEELPAGEFLTRKTADEADMRTDVPKYKVFIDGKFIEYKESIAELWQKDFVTFLLGCSFSFENAFLKQGVPVRQIEQNRNVPMYITSIPCKTAGRFKGTMVVSMRPIPEKLVDKAIGITMRYPLAHGEPVHVGDPSLIGIKDIQKPDFGDSVEFKEGDIPVFWPCGVTPQNAAINAKPNIMITHAPGYMFICDLKDEDILV from the coding sequence ATGTACAGCAATAAGACGCCTGCCGAGATGCGGGATATGATTAGGCAAAACAAGTTGCATAGAAATACGAGTGGAATTTGCGGAGGCTTTGTGCAGGCAAATGTAGTGATTTTGCCGGAAGAGTATGCAGTTGATTTTAGAGCTTTTGCCAAAAAAAATCCGACCGCATGTCCGGTGCTGGAAGAATTGCCGGCAGGAGAATTTTTGACAAGAAAAACCGCCGACGAAGCTGATATGCGAACTGATGTGCCGAAGTACAAGGTGTTCATAGACGGAAAATTCATAGAGTATAAAGAATCGATTGCTGAACTTTGGCAAAAGGACTTTGTGACATTTCTTCTTGGATGTAGTTTTTCGTTTGAAAACGCATTTTTGAAGCAGGGCGTTCCTGTAAGACAAATTGAACAAAACCGGAATGTGCCGATGTATATAACCTCAATTCCATGCAAAACTGCAGGAAGGTTTAAAGGCACTATGGTTGTGAGCATGCGACCGATACCTGAAAAGCTGGTAGATAAGGCAATAGGAATAACAATGAGATATCCTCTTGCTCATGGAGAACCTGTGCATGTAGGGGATCCTTCCCTTATAGGAATTAAAGATATTCAAAAGCCGGATTTCGGTGATTCGGTAGAATTTAAAGAGGGAGATATACCTGTTTTCTGGCCATGTGGAGTCACCCCTCAAAATGCCGCTATAAATGCAAAACCCAACATCATGATAACTCATGCACCGGGTTACATGTTTATATGCGATTTAAAGGATGAGGACATACTGGTATAG
- a CDS encoding biotin-dependent carboxyltransferase family protein, protein MASIRVINPGMYTTVQDLGRTGYQQYGMPISGSMDHFAHRVANLLVGNAQNEAVLEMTIMGGTYSFEEDVFVAITGADMNPKLNGKRQIGMWRSVSLKKGDQITFGAAKEGCRSYLAVAGGFNVPLVMGSKSTYVRGKLGGLNGRQLNKADVLIINQSEKSEEALNGRFVQARSIPVYEKAVVLRVVLGPQEDSFTRKGIADFFSSSYDVSKDFDRMGYRLEGKEVEHESSADIISDGIVKGAVQVPGHGNPIIMLADCQTTGGYTKIAHVITTDLWKVAQLKTGDSIRFKAVDVSEAHEILKMQEQSIIGIIEGFHCKRLKEDKDLRLSINNKSFEVKVNEVKICK, encoded by the coding sequence ATGGCTTCCATTAGAGTGATAAATCCGGGTATGTACACAACGGTTCAGGATTTGGGACGTACCGGTTACCAGCAATATGGAATGCCAATTTCAGGAAGCATGGATCACTTCGCACATCGCGTTGCTAACCTGCTCGTGGGGAATGCCCAGAATGAAGCCGTATTGGAAATGACTATTATGGGCGGGACCTATTCGTTTGAAGAAGATGTTTTTGTTGCTATAACCGGCGCGGATATGAATCCAAAACTAAACGGAAAAAGACAAATCGGCATGTGGAGATCGGTATCCTTAAAAAAAGGCGATCAAATAACTTTTGGAGCCGCAAAAGAAGGGTGCAGAAGCTATTTGGCTGTCGCTGGAGGATTTAATGTTCCACTAGTTATGGGTAGTAAATCTACCTACGTACGGGGTAAGTTGGGGGGCCTTAATGGCCGTCAACTAAATAAAGCCGATGTACTAATCATAAATCAAAGCGAAAAAAGTGAAGAAGCTTTAAATGGCAGATTCGTGCAGGCAAGAAGTATTCCTGTATATGAAAAAGCAGTGGTATTGCGCGTTGTTCTCGGACCTCAAGAAGATTCTTTTACAAGAAAAGGAATAGCCGATTTCTTTAGTTCTTCCTATGATGTGTCTAAGGACTTTGACAGAATGGGATACCGACTGGAAGGCAAGGAAGTGGAACATGAGTCATCGGCGGATATCATTTCCGACGGCATTGTAAAAGGAGCTGTACAGGTTCCGGGACACGGAAATCCTATAATAATGCTGGCGGATTGCCAAACGACCGGAGGGTATACGAAGATTGCCCATGTCATAACGACAGACCTTTGGAAAGTCGCTCAATTGAAAACCGGAGACAGCATTCGCTTTAAAGCTGTGGATGTCTCCGAGGCTCATGAAATTTTAAAAATGCAAGAGCAAAGCATAATTGGAATAATTGAGGGTTTTCATTGCAAAAGACTTAAAGAGGACAAGGATTTAAGGCTAAGCATTAACAATAAATCATTTGAAGTTAAAGTTAACGAAGTAAAAATATGCAAATAA
- the pxpB gene encoding 5-oxoprolinase subunit PxpB — protein sequence MESNFIIKPAGDCAIAVEFKNEISEEVNNRVAILKAFIENSGVIGMLECIPTYRSLTVRYNPCEISFEELGKRINEFMEKAGSSAEAVAKVYLVPVCYGGEFGPDLDNVGSINGMSEEEVINIHVSVDYRIYMLGFTPGFPYLGGMNESIATPRLKQPRTKIYAGSVGIAGKQTGIYPIDSPGGWQIIGRTPLKLFDIDRKDPILLEAGNYIRFKAIDYEEYQSILGAVEEGTYECETETITRGGAGNGFH from the coding sequence TTGGAGAGTAATTTTATTATAAAACCTGCAGGGGATTGTGCGATTGCTGTCGAGTTTAAAAATGAAATTTCTGAAGAGGTGAATAATAGGGTAGCTATTCTTAAAGCTTTTATAGAAAATTCTGGAGTTATAGGAATGCTTGAATGCATACCGACTTACAGATCCTTGACAGTTCGATACAATCCTTGCGAAATCAGTTTTGAAGAATTGGGAAAAAGAATCAATGAATTCATGGAAAAGGCAGGTTCATCCGCTGAAGCGGTTGCCAAGGTCTATCTTGTGCCAGTATGTTATGGGGGTGAATTCGGACCCGATTTAGATAATGTTGGTTCAATAAACGGCATGAGCGAGGAAGAAGTTATAAATATCCATGTATCGGTGGACTATCGCATATACATGCTGGGATTTACACCCGGATTTCCTTATCTAGGCGGAATGAACGAATCAATCGCTACGCCACGACTAAAACAGCCGCGTACTAAGATTTATGCCGGTTCAGTCGGTATTGCCGGGAAGCAGACTGGGATTTATCCAATTGATAGTCCCGGAGGCTGGCAGATAATTGGAAGGACACCTCTAAAGCTGTTTGATATTGACCGCAAGGATCCAATACTTCTTGAAGCCGGGAATTATATACGGTTTAAAGCGATTGATTATGAAGAATATCAAAGCATACTAGGAGCAGTTGAAGAGGGAACATACGAATGTGAAACAGAAACGATTACTCGAGGAGGTGCTGGAAATGGCTTCCATTAG
- a CDS encoding divalent metal cation transporter, protein MAEKKVKVEKKKVKLPKGKASALMGAAFIMATSAIGPGFLTQTAAFTQQFAASFAFVIFISIVLDIGAQLNVWTIIGVSGMRGQDIANKVFPGLGYFVAILVALGGLAFNIGNIGGAALGLNVLTGLNIQICVLIAGAFGLAVFLNKDAGPIIDKVTKVLGIMMIAVVGYMAFATSPPVGEALIRTFAPKDPGNLVFPTITLLGGTVGGYITFAGGHRLIDAGITGMENLNEIKKSAITGVVIAAVMRVLLFLAVLGVVVKGITLDPSNPAASAFQHGAGMIGYKFFGFVLLAAGITSTIGAAYTSVSFLKTLHTSIQKNEKSWIIGFIAASTLIMAIIGKPVRLLILAGSLNGLILPLTIGVVLIASKRKDIVGDYKHPTWMLALGYMIVVVAGYAGAMSLPRLLTMFQ, encoded by the coding sequence ATGGCAGAAAAAAAAGTAAAAGTCGAAAAGAAGAAAGTAAAATTACCAAAGGGTAAAGCGAGTGCTTTGATGGGTGCTGCATTTATCATGGCAACATCAGCAATAGGTCCGGGATTCTTGACACAGACGGCAGCCTTTACGCAACAATTTGCGGCTAGTTTTGCTTTCGTAATTTTCATTTCTATTGTACTGGATATTGGCGCCCAGCTTAATGTATGGACAATCATAGGTGTTTCAGGCATGAGGGGTCAAGATATTGCCAATAAGGTTTTTCCGGGACTTGGTTATTTTGTAGCCATTCTTGTAGCGCTTGGCGGGCTGGCATTTAACATAGGAAACATCGGCGGAGCCGCTCTTGGATTAAATGTTTTGACAGGCTTAAATATACAAATTTGTGTACTTATTGCAGGAGCTTTCGGATTGGCGGTTTTCTTAAATAAAGATGCAGGACCGATAATTGATAAAGTGACAAAGGTTTTAGGAATAATGATGATTGCGGTTGTTGGTTACATGGCGTTCGCAACAAGCCCTCCTGTCGGAGAAGCCCTTATTCGTACATTTGCACCAAAAGATCCTGGAAATCTTGTTTTCCCGACAATCACATTGCTTGGTGGGACAGTTGGCGGTTACATTACCTTTGCCGGCGGCCATCGATTGATTGATGCAGGGATAACAGGCATGGAAAACCTAAATGAAATAAAGAAAAGCGCGATAACTGGCGTAGTCATTGCTGCCGTTATGCGTGTACTTTTATTCTTGGCTGTTTTAGGCGTTGTTGTAAAGGGAATCACACTAGATCCTTCAAACCCGGCAGCTTCTGCATTCCAACACGGTGCTGGCATGATCGGATACAAGTTCTTTGGTTTCGTATTGTTGGCAGCGGGAATCACATCCACTATTGGCGCGGCATACACATCGGTTTCATTCTTGAAAACTTTGCATACGTCGATTCAAAAGAATGAAAAATCGTGGATTATCGGATTCATTGCAGCATCAACACTCATAATGGCTATAATTGGGAAACCGGTACGCCTTCTCATCTTGGCAGGATCACTTAATGGTCTTATCTTACCGCTTACAATTGGGGTTGTTCTAATAGCTTCAAAAAGAAAAGATATTGTCGGAGATTACAAACATCCGACTTGGATGCTTGCATTAGGATATATGATTGTTGTAGTTGCCGGTTATGCGGGTGCTATGTCGTTGCCAAGATTGTTAACTATGTTTCAATAG